The following are from one region of the Planctomonas sp. JC2975 genome:
- a CDS encoding sigma-70 family RNA polymerase sigma factor codes for MTDKRILARRFETERPRLSAIATRLLGSAADAEDAVQETWLRLERTSVDGIDNLDAWLTTVVSRVSLDMLRAPRRTRERSWQVEEWRDEPVAVAADPAELTAESDQVSVALLVLLERLGPAERIAFVLHDVFGQSFEEIAVVLDRSPEAARQLASRGRRRVRGADEPTRPSRDQGRRIVEAWLAAAQDGKIGALLSLLDDGAVLHADFGTNTQIVEGAQSIAEQAVLSARLAAHSTPILIDGQPGVAAVMNGRVVSIMAFDIDGDRIVGLDVLADLKRLDAVVVNAIR; via the coding sequence ATGACGGACAAAAGAATTCTCGCCCGCAGATTCGAGACCGAACGCCCACGGCTCAGCGCCATCGCCACACGCCTGCTCGGCTCGGCCGCGGACGCGGAAGACGCTGTTCAGGAGACCTGGCTGCGACTGGAGCGCACCTCCGTCGACGGCATCGACAACCTGGACGCGTGGCTGACCACCGTCGTGTCGCGCGTGAGTCTGGACATGCTGCGGGCACCTCGCCGCACCCGCGAGCGTTCGTGGCAAGTCGAGGAGTGGCGAGACGAACCGGTCGCCGTCGCGGCAGACCCGGCCGAGCTCACTGCCGAGAGCGACCAGGTGAGCGTCGCGCTCCTCGTGTTGCTGGAGCGGCTCGGGCCCGCAGAGCGGATCGCGTTCGTGCTGCACGATGTCTTCGGCCAGTCGTTCGAGGAGATCGCCGTCGTGCTGGATCGGTCACCGGAAGCCGCGCGCCAACTCGCTTCCCGAGGCCGACGACGAGTGCGCGGCGCGGACGAACCGACCCGGCCCAGCCGCGATCAGGGCCGGCGCATCGTGGAAGCGTGGCTGGCCGCCGCTCAAGACGGCAAGATCGGAGCGCTCCTGAGTCTCCTCGACGACGGCGCGGTCCTCCATGCAGACTTCGGCACCAATACCCAGATCGTCGAAGGCGCCCAGTCGATCGCGGAACAGGCGGTGCTGTCGGCTCGCCTCGCCGCGCATTCCACGCCCATCCTCATCGATGGACAGCCCGGTGTGGCCGCCGTCATGAACGGTCGAGTCGTGTCGATCATGGCTTTCGATATCGATGGCGACCGGATCGTGGGACTCGACGTGCTCGCCGACCTGAAGCGCCTCGACGCGGTGGTCGTGAACGCGATCCGCTGA
- a CDS encoding MarR family transcriptional regulator, whose protein sequence is MRSAEQVRFLVLAAQREGNRQLTLALAQLGLTPAQSEALRILDDHGPLSLKQLGDMLVCDTGASPSRIVDRLVTAGLVQRDAGEHDRRQIRLSITALGTEKSAQVGAIEDAMYDAIDGAMNADDTQTLLRILRALTNGSPAGTAFGNRLAAEESQ, encoded by the coding sequence ATGAGGTCCGCCGAACAGGTGCGCTTCCTCGTCCTCGCGGCACAGCGGGAGGGCAACCGTCAGCTCACCCTTGCCCTGGCGCAGCTCGGCCTCACGCCTGCGCAGTCCGAGGCGCTGCGCATCCTCGACGATCACGGCCCGCTCTCGCTCAAACAGCTCGGCGACATGCTCGTCTGCGACACCGGCGCCAGCCCGAGCCGCATCGTCGACCGGCTGGTCACCGCCGGCCTCGTGCAACGGGATGCCGGCGAGCACGATCGCAGGCAGATCCGGCTCAGCATCACCGCACTGGGCACTGAGAAGTCGGCACAGGTCGGAGCAATCGAAGACGCCATGTACGACGCGATCGACGGCGCCATGAACGCGGATGACACGCAGACACTCCTCCGCATCCTTCGTGCTCTCACGAACGGCTCGCCGGCCGGCACCGCCTTCGGCAACCGCCTCGCCGCCGAGGAGTCGCAGTGA
- a CDS encoding SDR family oxidoreductase: MTGRFSDQTVLVVGGTQRLGAAIAEAVASEGSRVTVSSHAPQTDTVLRIDLRDEESVAHAATLLGPVDHVVSTASMTYSASIGDLELSRLQDAIAAKVTGPLLLAKHMRIRRSLTLFSGQAAWRPGSGTYATGITNGAVAFAAQHLAAELAPVRVNAISPGIVDSGLWDGRGAQKADFLATAASRTLVGTTGTIQDVVDAVLWILSAGFLTGETVHLDGGRR; this comes from the coding sequence ATGACCGGACGATTCAGCGACCAGACCGTCCTCGTCGTCGGCGGAACCCAGAGGTTGGGCGCCGCCATCGCCGAGGCCGTCGCATCAGAGGGCTCCAGGGTGACGGTGTCCTCGCACGCACCACAAACCGACACCGTGCTTCGCATCGACCTGCGCGACGAGGAATCCGTTGCGCATGCCGCCACGCTTCTCGGTCCCGTCGACCATGTCGTGTCGACCGCGAGCATGACCTACAGCGCGAGCATCGGCGACCTCGAGCTCTCCCGCCTGCAGGACGCCATCGCCGCGAAGGTGACCGGTCCGCTCCTGCTGGCCAAGCACATGCGGATCCGCCGCTCGCTCACCCTTTTCTCCGGGCAGGCCGCCTGGCGTCCCGGATCGGGAACCTACGCCACCGGTATCACCAACGGCGCCGTCGCCTTCGCCGCCCAGCACCTTGCGGCCGAGCTCGCCCCGGTGCGCGTGAACGCGATCTCTCCGGGCATCGTCGATTCGGGTTTGTGGGATGGCCGCGGCGCGCAGAAGGCGGACTTCCTCGCAACGGCCGCCTCCCGCACCCTCGTCGGAACGACGGGCACGATCCAGGATGTCGTCGACGCCGTGCTCTGGATTCTGTCGGCCGGATTTCTCACCGGCGAGACGGTGCATCTGGATGGCGGGCGGCGCTGA
- a CDS encoding NAD(P)H-binding protein, whose translation MNATLLVTGGTGTIGSRVVPMLREAGRDVRILSRHPRADEPGIHHVSGDTVAGTGLAEALDGVDVVLHLAGGAKGDDIAARNLAAAAKTAGTRHLILISVVGADRMPIGYFRAKAEAERAIAESGTPWSVLRATQLHEFVYPMVRGMAKLPLLPTPGGLRFEPVNVDEVAARLVELALGDPAGRVADIAGPEVVDVRQLADAYAEVMGSRPRPGLPIRIPGAIGRAYRAGDNLAGDTVQRGQRTWREFLGGRAQQAGIGDEPAQVQHGSAGLV comes from the coding sequence ATGAATGCAACATTGCTCGTGACAGGCGGCACCGGAACCATCGGCAGCCGCGTCGTGCCGATGCTACGGGAGGCCGGACGCGATGTGCGGATCCTCTCGAGGCATCCGCGTGCGGATGAGCCCGGAATCCACCACGTCTCCGGTGACACCGTCGCCGGCACCGGACTCGCGGAGGCGCTCGACGGTGTGGATGTCGTGCTGCACCTCGCAGGCGGGGCGAAGGGCGACGACATCGCCGCCCGCAACCTGGCGGCCGCGGCGAAGACCGCCGGCACGCGACACCTCATCCTCATCTCCGTGGTCGGCGCGGATCGGATGCCCATCGGCTACTTCCGCGCGAAGGCGGAGGCTGAGCGCGCAATCGCGGAATCGGGTACGCCGTGGAGCGTTCTGCGCGCCACGCAGCTGCACGAATTCGTGTATCCGATGGTGCGGGGCATGGCGAAGCTTCCGCTTCTTCCCACTCCTGGCGGGCTGCGCTTCGAGCCGGTGAACGTGGACGAGGTCGCAGCGCGACTCGTGGAACTGGCGCTCGGTGATCCTGCCGGCCGCGTCGCCGACATCGCAGGGCCCGAGGTTGTCGATGTGCGGCAGCTCGCCGACGCATATGCCGAGGTGATGGGCAGCCGCCCTCGTCCGGGACTCCCGATCAGGATCCCGGGGGCGATCGGTCGTGCCTACAGAGCTGGAGACAATCTCGCCGGAGACACCGTCCAGCGCGGTCAGCGAACGTGGCGCGAGTTTCTCGGCGGGCGTGCACAGCAAGCTGGCATCGGCGACGAGCCGGCGCAGGTGCAGCACGGATCCGCAGGGCTCGTCTAG
- a CDS encoding aminoglycoside phosphotransferase family protein: MSNWMPRVLAQQEDRLTVLFREGEGRPIVVKMSPKADEFGREVRARTLLAKAGMPVLLPSGHQRIAPSTLTLPWIPGDALSERHPRAVCERVGALLARVHAVRTDSNFGGNATWSQWMAGWSRHALAWWRAAPPGEDVANVGFERALADLGPSMDAACDGAILFDGRPDHFIVGADEQVSMIDVEELRTGDPAMDVAVLGVWIPQAVSAIVAGFIAAGGRTGELFDERVRYYTILRTLAAAEWHRDHLNDDRTSKHLLDTLNATRWWT, translated from the coding sequence ATGTCCAACTGGATGCCGCGCGTACTCGCGCAGCAGGAAGACCGCTTGACGGTGCTGTTCCGTGAAGGCGAGGGGCGGCCGATCGTGGTGAAGATGTCGCCGAAGGCGGACGAGTTCGGCCGCGAAGTTCGGGCCCGAACGCTCCTGGCCAAGGCCGGGATGCCTGTCTTGCTCCCGTCAGGCCATCAGCGCATCGCGCCATCGACATTGACACTACCGTGGATTCCCGGTGATGCCCTCAGTGAGCGACATCCGCGCGCCGTCTGCGAGCGCGTCGGGGCACTCCTCGCACGTGTCCACGCGGTCCGAACTGACTCGAACTTCGGCGGCAACGCGACGTGGAGTCAATGGATGGCCGGGTGGTCAAGGCACGCACTGGCGTGGTGGCGGGCTGCACCACCGGGCGAGGACGTAGCGAATGTCGGTTTCGAGCGCGCGCTGGCGGATCTCGGTCCCAGCATGGACGCCGCCTGCGACGGTGCGATTCTCTTCGATGGGCGTCCCGACCACTTCATCGTGGGTGCCGACGAGCAGGTCAGCATGATCGATGTCGAGGAGCTTCGCACGGGTGACCCGGCAATGGACGTTGCCGTCTTGGGAGTATGGATCCCCCAAGCGGTCTCGGCAATCGTTGCCGGCTTCATCGCGGCTGGTGGTCGAACGGGTGAACTCTTCGATGAGCGAGTGCGCTACTACACGATCTTGCGCACCCTCGCCGCCGCGGAATGGCACCGCGACCACCTCAACGACGACCGCACCTCGAAGCATCTCCTGGACACACTGAACGCCACACGGTGGTGGACATGA
- a CDS encoding helix-turn-helix domain-containing protein: MAHNVMSATCPSRVVLRRIGARWTVFIVNALEHGPMRFTALAARIQGITPKVLTETLRSLEEDGLVSRVAFDVNPPHVEYELTELGRSLLVPLRAVREWAEAHVPEVLAARAAREPSGT; this comes from the coding sequence ATGGCCCACAACGTCATGTCAGCGACCTGTCCGTCGCGTGTCGTGCTGCGACGGATCGGGGCGCGGTGGACCGTGTTCATCGTCAACGCGCTCGAGCACGGACCGATGAGGTTCACCGCACTGGCCGCGCGCATCCAGGGCATCACCCCCAAGGTGCTCACGGAGACCCTGCGATCGCTGGAAGAGGATGGCCTCGTCTCCCGTGTCGCGTTCGACGTGAACCCGCCGCACGTCGAGTACGAGCTCACGGAGCTCGGCCGATCCCTCTTGGTCCCGCTGCGAGCGGTTCGCGAATGGGCGGAAGCACACGTGCCGGAGGTGCTCGCGGCGCGAGCCGCGCGCGAGCCCTCTGGCACGTAG
- a CDS encoding SRPBCC family protein, producing MTFSLELDITASPADVFAFVSDFASTPLWYSAVQRVDRLSGDGSGVGTRYSVHRRLPTGPVVNTVEVTTNVAGHEVVFESVDGPTPFTYRYRVQRASAGTRLHLEGSISAAGLPGLARLLGSAAEPLFKRGMQDNLGALKRILERRHNFGAA from the coding sequence ATGACATTCTCACTCGAACTCGACATCACCGCGTCACCGGCCGACGTGTTCGCCTTCGTCTCGGACTTCGCGAGCACGCCACTGTGGTATTCGGCGGTGCAGCGCGTCGACCGACTGAGCGGAGACGGAAGCGGTGTCGGCACGCGATACTCCGTCCATCGGCGCCTTCCCACCGGCCCGGTCGTCAACACGGTGGAAGTCACGACGAACGTTGCAGGACACGAGGTCGTGTTCGAGTCGGTCGACGGCCCGACGCCCTTTACTTACCGTTACCGTGTGCAACGGGCATCCGCCGGCACACGGCTCCACTTGGAGGGCTCGATCAGTGCGGCCGGCCTCCCGGGACTGGCCCGCCTGCTCGGATCAGCCGCCGAGCCTCTCTTCAAGCGCGGCATGCAGGACAACCTGGGTGCGCTGAAGCGGATCCTAGAACGGCGTCACAACTTCGGCGCCGCCTAA
- a CDS encoding sugar porter family MFS transporter, translating to MENTKAGLLETLDTRDIGRFYIYLAVLATIGGFLFGFDSSNIGSALVFLPFKLGPLAIGIIVAGASLGSFVGALAAGPLTDRFGRKSLLLVDSGLFAVGSLISAFAFEPVTLTVGRLIIGIAIGADSAIATAYISEFAPKRRRGSLAIIQQWMITIGILAAYVIAVIVLLIAPSAASTVDWRILLGIGFIPAIISLILRARMPESPRWLLERGKEEKAMQAFQTLGLEVTEEDVHAEAVAVRAEKEQLAGQTQWTRPVRRALIIVSVFFILQQITGINVAFYYGPHLLGPYFAHPGTTAVQSEVYGVYAAGILAVVNVVATYFAFRFIDSIGRRRLAIGAYIGMTVFLLVGAYGATFLTGVPQLVVIMVGFALFISCFAIGIGGTGWLLQGEVFPTSVRGRASGIGAAVDWLANYGLVLVFPILQAGIGLGWVMIIFAVLCVVGIFFVYFFLPETKGHSVEQVVRLFDGPVNLKDPGKPSTSG from the coding sequence ATGGAGAACACGAAGGCCGGGCTCCTGGAGACGCTCGACACACGCGACATCGGCCGGTTCTACATCTACCTGGCCGTCCTGGCCACCATCGGCGGGTTTCTGTTCGGATTCGATTCCTCGAACATCGGCTCGGCGCTGGTCTTCCTCCCGTTCAAGCTCGGCCCGCTGGCGATCGGCATCATCGTCGCCGGCGCCTCGCTTGGCTCGTTCGTGGGTGCTCTCGCCGCTGGTCCGCTCACCGACAGATTCGGACGCAAGTCCCTACTGCTCGTCGACTCCGGACTGTTCGCCGTCGGTTCGCTCATCTCGGCGTTCGCGTTCGAGCCGGTCACGCTGACCGTCGGCCGTCTGATCATCGGCATCGCGATCGGCGCCGACTCGGCGATCGCGACCGCCTACATCTCGGAGTTCGCGCCGAAGCGACGGCGCGGATCGCTCGCCATCATCCAGCAATGGATGATCACGATCGGCATTCTGGCCGCATACGTGATCGCGGTCATCGTGCTGCTGATCGCCCCGAGCGCGGCGTCGACCGTCGATTGGCGCATCCTGCTCGGCATCGGGTTCATCCCCGCGATCATCTCCCTGATTCTGCGCGCGCGAATGCCTGAGTCCCCGCGCTGGCTGCTCGAACGCGGCAAGGAGGAGAAGGCCATGCAGGCCTTCCAGACGCTGGGGCTCGAGGTGACTGAAGAGGACGTCCATGCCGAGGCGGTCGCCGTCCGTGCGGAGAAAGAGCAACTGGCGGGCCAGACGCAGTGGACCCGCCCTGTGCGTCGCGCGCTGATCATCGTGAGCGTCTTCTTCATCCTGCAGCAGATCACCGGCATCAACGTGGCGTTCTACTACGGTCCGCACCTGCTCGGCCCGTACTTCGCCCACCCGGGCACCACGGCCGTGCAGTCCGAGGTCTACGGGGTCTACGCCGCAGGAATCCTGGCCGTGGTGAACGTCGTCGCCACCTACTTCGCCTTCCGGTTCATCGACAGCATCGGGCGCCGCCGGCTCGCGATAGGTGCGTACATCGGCATGACCGTGTTCCTGCTCGTCGGGGCATACGGCGCGACCTTCCTCACCGGAGTGCCGCAGCTGGTGGTCATCATGGTCGGCTTCGCCCTGTTCATCTCGTGCTTCGCGATCGGCATCGGCGGCACCGGATGGCTGCTCCAGGGCGAGGTGTTCCCGACCTCTGTACGCGGCCGGGCATCCGGAATCGGTGCAGCGGTGGACTGGCTCGCGAACTACGGGCTCGTGCTGGTGTTCCCGATACTGCAGGCCGGAATCGGCCTGGGCTGGGTGATGATCATCTTCGCCGTACTGTGTGTGGTCGGCATCTTCTTCGTCTACTTCTTCCTGCCGGAGACGAAGGGCCATTCGGTCGAACAGGTCGTGCGTCTGTTCGACGGTCCGGTCAACCTGAAGGATCCTGGCAAGCCGTCGACGAGCGGATGA
- a CDS encoding RidA family protein — MPNVSLIRSDSLAATPGYAYASAVAPGTRLIHLAGACPLEADGSVAPVGDYAGQAEKCIENMIAALSEAGGALSDIAYTRVLVASSRNEDLGTVWSVVRAAFADHEVPSTLFGVTVLGYQNQLVEIEAVAAVAA; from the coding sequence GTGCCCAACGTCAGCCTGATCCGATCCGATTCCCTGGCCGCGACACCCGGCTACGCGTATGCGTCCGCCGTTGCACCCGGTACCCGGCTGATCCACCTCGCGGGAGCGTGTCCTCTCGAGGCCGATGGCTCCGTCGCTCCCGTCGGTGACTATGCGGGTCAAGCGGAGAAGTGCATCGAGAACATGATCGCTGCACTCAGCGAGGCGGGTGGCGCACTCTCCGACATCGCGTACACGCGGGTGCTCGTCGCATCGTCGAGGAACGAAGACCTCGGCACGGTCTGGTCCGTCGTCCGCGCCGCCTTCGCCGATCACGAGGTGCCGAGCACCCTCTTCGGCGTCACCGTGCTCGGCTACCAGAACCAGCTCGTGGAGATCGAGGCGGTCGCGGCGGTCGCCGCGTAA
- a CDS encoding TetR/AcrR family transcriptional regulator: MGRRPQPAIAEQLLERCTDHALEHGLPDRLEPLVSATGSSARMLLYHFGTRDDLLLAILRRARQRQLASFGELLCLRPDENYTTTLGRAWVATTGADAQSYLRMFGQLREQSERSLWPGFRRLATTDWLGPLQTGLASIGRSGSETLVLAVIRGLMMDIDATGDLARADAAFHELLCALEPEASPLPPR; the protein is encoded by the coding sequence ATGGGACGACGACCGCAGCCGGCGATCGCGGAGCAGCTGCTCGAGCGCTGCACCGATCACGCTCTCGAGCACGGCCTGCCCGACCGCCTCGAACCGCTCGTCAGCGCGACCGGCAGCTCGGCACGGATGCTGCTCTACCACTTCGGTACCCGCGACGACCTACTGCTGGCAATCCTGCGTCGAGCGCGGCAGCGCCAGCTGGCGAGCTTCGGCGAACTCCTTTGCCTGCGGCCGGACGAGAACTACACAACGACGCTCGGACGCGCCTGGGTCGCCACGACCGGCGCGGACGCGCAGTCGTACCTGCGGATGTTCGGCCAGCTTCGGGAGCAGTCGGAACGTTCGCTCTGGCCCGGCTTCCGTCGGCTAGCGACAACGGACTGGCTCGGACCACTCCAGACCGGCCTGGCAAGCATCGGCCGGTCCGGTTCGGAAACCCTGGTCCTCGCCGTGATCCGCGGACTCATGATGGACATCGACGCCACCGGCGACCTCGCTCGGGCCGACGCCGCGTTCCACGAACTGCTCTGCGCGCTCGAGCCCGAGGCTTCGCCCCTTCCGCCTCGATGA
- a CDS encoding MBL fold metallo-hydrolase: protein MTNHVKKVAVVSTGTVSIRPEHVETNGTPLLWWLTTSRSWTAPRPINVYVIEHERGLVLFDTGQDRRSVTDPGYFPGGVVGHNYRRLARFDIPKTATLTEQLKAVGYDIADVRVAILSHLHQDHIGGLSELPRTARVMTSAVELASVSKRFAVVNGLMRDHILIPGLDWVPITPQPVGDRSIAPFASAHDVMGDGSLLLLPTPGHTAGSMSLLMRSNGLPPMLFVGDLTYDADLLAADRVPCVGNRSGLHETTRAVNELVARHPGMPVLAAHDPAAATRLSAALAEAGVQR, encoded by the coding sequence ATGACGAATCACGTGAAGAAGGTTGCGGTCGTCAGCACGGGAACCGTGAGCATTCGGCCGGAGCACGTCGAGACGAACGGAACGCCCCTGCTGTGGTGGCTTACTACCTCGCGCAGCTGGACCGCGCCCCGTCCCATCAACGTGTACGTCATCGAGCACGAGCGCGGCCTCGTGCTGTTCGACACCGGCCAGGACCGACGTTCGGTCACCGATCCCGGCTACTTCCCCGGTGGCGTGGTCGGGCACAACTACCGTCGGCTCGCGCGGTTCGACATCCCGAAGACCGCAACGCTCACAGAGCAACTGAAGGCGGTTGGATACGACATCGCGGACGTGCGCGTCGCCATCCTGTCGCATCTGCATCAGGACCACATCGGCGGCCTGAGCGAGCTGCCGCGAACCGCGCGAGTCATGACGAGTGCCGTGGAACTGGCATCCGTGAGCAAGCGGTTCGCCGTCGTCAACGGCCTCATGCGCGATCACATCCTGATCCCTGGCCTCGACTGGGTCCCGATCACCCCACAACCGGTGGGGGATCGGTCGATCGCCCCCTTCGCGAGCGCTCACGACGTCATGGGTGACGGATCCCTGCTGCTCCTGCCCACCCCCGGTCACACGGCCGGGTCGATGTCACTGCTCATGCGCAGCAACGGCCTCCCGCCGATGCTGTTCGTCGGCGACCTCACCTACGACGCCGACCTGCTCGCGGCCGACCGAGTGCCGTGTGTCGGCAACCGTTCTGGACTGCACGAGACGACCAGGGCGGTCAACGAGCTGGTGGCGCGCCATCCGGGGATGCCCGTGCTCGCGGCCCACGATCCTGCAGCGGCCACCCGTCTCAGCGCGGCCCTGGCCGAGGCAGGGGTTCAGCGATGA